Proteins found in one Herbiconiux sp. A18JL235 genomic segment:
- a CDS encoding Ku protein: MRSIWKGAITFGLVNVPVKVYGATEDHDISLHQVHEADGGRIRYQRRCEIDGKIIDYADIARAYDDGERTVILTKDDLASLPEERSREIEVVEFVPSEQIDPIMLDKSYYLEPDSKSPKAYALLRKTLETTDRTAIVHFALRQKTRLGALRVRGDVLVLQSLLWDDEVREAAFPSLDEPTRVSSQELEMAMSLVDQFSSDFAPEKFTDDYQEQLRTLIEAKLEAGDAVDTDETFGRKPGDEDGGGEVLDLMEALRRSVDKSRSGGSGSKSSGSGSKASAEEKKPPAKKTAARKAPAKKTTKAS, translated from the coding sequence ATGCGATCGATCTGGAAGGGCGCGATAACCTTCGGCCTGGTCAACGTGCCGGTGAAGGTCTACGGTGCGACGGAAGACCACGACATCTCGCTGCACCAGGTGCACGAAGCGGATGGGGGGCGCATCCGATATCAACGCCGGTGCGAGATCGACGGCAAGATCATCGACTACGCCGACATCGCGCGGGCCTACGACGACGGTGAGCGCACGGTCATCCTCACCAAGGACGATCTCGCGTCGCTGCCCGAGGAGCGCAGCCGCGAGATCGAAGTCGTCGAGTTCGTGCCGAGCGAGCAGATCGACCCCATCATGCTCGACAAGAGCTACTACCTCGAGCCCGACTCGAAGTCGCCGAAGGCCTACGCGCTGCTGCGCAAGACGCTCGAGACCACCGACCGCACGGCGATCGTGCACTTCGCGCTGCGGCAGAAGACGAGGCTGGGTGCGCTGCGCGTGCGCGGCGACGTGCTCGTGCTGCAGTCGCTGCTCTGGGACGACGAGGTGCGCGAGGCCGCGTTCCCGTCGCTCGACGAGCCCACGCGCGTGTCGTCGCAGGAGCTCGAGATGGCAATGTCGCTGGTCGACCAGTTCTCGAGCGACTTCGCGCCGGAGAAGTTCACCGACGACTACCAGGAGCAGCTGCGCACCCTCATCGAGGCGAAGCTCGAGGCCGGCGACGCCGTCGACACCGACGAGACCTTCGGCCGCAAGCCCGGCGACGAGGACGGCGGGGGAGAGGTGCTCGACCTCATGGAGGCGCTGCGGCGCTCGGTCGACAAGAGCCGCTCGGGCGGGTCGGGGTCGAAGTCGTCGGGGTCGGGTTCGAAGGCCTCCGCCGAGGAGAAGAAGCCGCCGGCGAAGAAGACGGCCGCCAGGAAGGCCCCGGCGAAGAAGACGACCAAAGCCTCCTGA
- a CDS encoding septum formation family protein, whose amino-acid sequence MSQYTPGQRPPVGPPEDPDKTLGFVGLGLSFVVNIAGLIVSAVALQNSRKAGYRNSPALAGLIVSASTLVLGFVMAIVITVLTFTITFGVLAMAAASAVASDGLPGETSEPYDPAVPPSPLGEGPGDPAGGPFAYDIGDCFLEPEPGSNDVDVVDCDEPHDYEVYDEFEVPDTSDGAYPGDDRMDYAADEGCLERYEDFTGIAWEDSIYDFTYAAPTETTWTEDDDRLVLCAAFDPEGPLRGSLEGVEE is encoded by the coding sequence ATGAGCCAGTACACACCCGGTCAGCGCCCCCCGGTGGGCCCGCCGGAAGACCCCGACAAGACCCTCGGCTTCGTGGGCCTCGGCCTCTCCTTCGTCGTGAACATCGCCGGGCTCATCGTCTCCGCGGTGGCCCTGCAGAACTCGCGCAAGGCGGGGTACCGCAACTCCCCCGCCCTCGCGGGGCTGATCGTGAGCGCGTCGACCCTCGTGCTGGGCTTCGTGATGGCGATCGTGATCACCGTGCTCACCTTCACCATCACCTTCGGGGTGCTCGCCATGGCCGCAGCCTCGGCGGTCGCCTCCGACGGCCTGCCGGGTGAGACGTCAGAACCGTACGACCCCGCCGTCCCCCCGAGCCCGCTGGGCGAGGGGCCTGGCGACCCGGCCGGCGGCCCGTTCGCCTACGACATCGGCGACTGCTTCCTCGAGCCCGAGCCCGGCTCGAACGACGTCGACGTGGTGGACTGCGACGAGCCCCACGACTACGAGGTCTACGACGAGTTCGAGGTGCCCGACACCTCCGACGGGGCCTACCCGGGCGACGACCGCATGGACTACGCCGCCGACGAGGGCTGTCTCGAGCGCTACGAGGACTTCACCGGTATCGCCTGGGAGGACTCGATCTACGACTTCACCTACGCCGCGCCGACCGAGACCACCTGGACCGAAGACGACGACCGGCTCGTGCTGTGCGCCGCGTTCGACCCCGAGGGCCCCCTCCGCGGCAGTCTGGAAGGCGTCGAGGAGTAG
- a CDS encoding ATP-dependent DNA ligase, with protein sequence MAPKGTGSNGSAQTVTVGGHRLRITNLDKVLYPETGTTKADVLRYYAEIATTLIPHSRNRPATRKRWVHGVGTADEPGEVFFQKNLGEGTPDWVRRASIQHSDHVNVYPLVNNQATLAWLAQIAALEIHVPQWRVDAHGRPKNPDRLVIDLDPGDGAGLPECVEVAKLARGILTDMGLDPVPVTSGSKGIHLYAALDGRQSSDEVSAVAHELARVLEADHPELVVSDMKKALRTGKVLVDWSQNNANKTTICPYSLRGRARPTVAVPRTWRELSSASLRQLELDEVLDRMKRRADPLGAASDAPGSVEAPGGEWHSNRGGTEPSRSRSSSDTSPRDRLTLYRSKRDGSKTPEPVPDVTPAATDGRSFVIQEHHASRLHWDFRLEHDGVLVSWALPKGVPTDTGQNHLAVQTEDHPMEYGSFEGSIPKGEYGAGTVSIWDFGSYDLEKWRDGEEIIATLHGQPTGGLGDPKRLALIHTGGSGGRSNDQWLIHLMKDQTPVDWDAEPGSPGGPPAKNGRAQKPTKSIRASMASADASRPPKAMLATLAEQTPSGYLGIDDESDWAFEMKWDGIRALVQSHDGAVTLTTRNGNDVTAAYPELVSAVAHQLDGRDAVLDAEVVALDRSGRPSFGRLQQRMGLSKPRDVERAQKEVRVDLMVFDLLRLDGESLERLGYDARREALLELLPESAGALHVPPAFDGGLAHALASSRELGLEGVLAKRRDSSYAAGRRSSLWLKIKHHLAQEVVIVGWRPGKGRRAAQVGSLLTAVPDARGELRYAGRVGTGFSDRELDDVAAKLARLERATAPLDDVPGVDARDAHWVTPKLVGEVEFAEWTGTGRLRQPSWRGWRTDKAPGDVVREG encoded by the coding sequence ATGGCCCCGAAAGGCACAGGCTCGAACGGATCGGCGCAGACGGTCACCGTCGGCGGCCACCGCCTGCGCATCACGAACCTCGACAAGGTGCTCTACCCCGAGACCGGCACCACCAAGGCCGACGTGCTGCGGTACTACGCCGAGATCGCCACCACCCTCATCCCGCACTCCCGCAATCGCCCGGCCACCCGCAAGCGGTGGGTGCACGGTGTGGGCACCGCCGACGAGCCCGGCGAGGTGTTCTTCCAGAAGAACCTCGGCGAGGGCACGCCCGACTGGGTGCGCCGGGCGAGCATCCAGCACTCCGACCACGTCAACGTCTACCCGCTCGTGAACAACCAGGCCACCCTGGCGTGGCTCGCCCAGATCGCGGCGCTCGAGATCCACGTGCCGCAGTGGCGGGTGGATGCTCACGGCCGACCCAAGAACCCCGACCGTCTGGTGATCGACCTCGACCCGGGTGACGGGGCCGGCCTCCCCGAGTGCGTCGAGGTGGCGAAGCTCGCCCGTGGCATCCTCACCGACATGGGTCTCGACCCGGTGCCGGTGACGAGCGGGTCGAAGGGCATTCACCTGTATGCGGCGCTCGACGGCCGGCAGAGCTCCGACGAGGTCTCCGCCGTCGCGCACGAGCTGGCCAGAGTTCTCGAGGCCGACCATCCCGAGCTCGTCGTCTCCGACATGAAGAAGGCGCTGCGCACCGGCAAGGTGCTCGTCGACTGGAGCCAGAACAACGCGAACAAGACGACGATCTGCCCCTACTCGCTGCGCGGCCGTGCGCGGCCGACCGTCGCCGTGCCGCGCACCTGGCGGGAGCTCTCGTCGGCGTCGTTAAGGCAGCTCGAGCTGGACGAGGTGCTCGATCGCATGAAGCGGCGGGCCGATCCCCTTGGCGCGGCGTCGGATGCGCCCGGCTCGGTCGAGGCTCCTGGCGGCGAATGGCACTCGAACAGAGGGGGGACCGAACCGAGCCGCTCTCGCTCGAGCTCAGACACCTCCCCCCGCGACCGTCTCACCCTCTACCGCTCCAAGCGGGACGGTTCGAAGACCCCTGAACCCGTGCCCGACGTCACCCCCGCCGCGACCGACGGCCGCTCCTTCGTCATCCAGGAGCACCACGCGTCCCGGCTGCACTGGGACTTCCGCCTCGAACACGACGGCGTGCTCGTCTCCTGGGCTCTCCCGAAGGGCGTACCCACCGACACCGGCCAGAACCACCTCGCGGTGCAGACCGAAGACCACCCGATGGAGTACGGCAGCTTCGAGGGGTCCATTCCGAAAGGGGAATACGGCGCGGGAACGGTTTCCATCTGGGACTTCGGCAGCTACGACCTCGAGAAGTGGCGCGACGGCGAGGAGATCATCGCCACCCTGCACGGCCAGCCCACGGGGGGCCTCGGAGACCCGAAGCGCCTCGCCCTCATCCACACCGGTGGCAGTGGAGGCCGTTCGAACGACCAGTGGCTCATTCACCTGATGAAGGATCAGACGCCCGTCGACTGGGATGCAGAACCCGGTTCCCCGGGCGGCCCACCGGCGAAGAACGGGCGGGCGCAGAAGCCGACGAAGAGCATCCGCGCGTCGATGGCTTCCGCCGACGCCTCCCGTCCCCCCAAAGCCATGCTCGCCACCCTCGCCGAGCAGACCCCGTCGGGCTACCTCGGAATCGACGACGAGAGCGACTGGGCGTTCGAGATGAAGTGGGACGGCATCCGTGCCCTGGTGCAGAGCCACGACGGCGCCGTCACCCTCACCACCCGCAACGGCAACGACGTCACGGCCGCCTACCCCGAGCTGGTCTCGGCGGTCGCGCACCAGCTCGACGGCCGCGACGCCGTGCTCGACGCCGAAGTGGTCGCCCTCGACCGCAGCGGCCGCCCGAGCTTCGGCCGGCTGCAGCAGCGCATGGGGCTGTCGAAGCCGCGCGACGTGGAACGGGCGCAGAAGGAGGTACGGGTCGACCTCATGGTGTTCGACCTGCTGCGCCTCGACGGCGAGTCGCTCGAACGTCTCGGCTACGACGCACGGCGCGAGGCGTTGCTCGAGCTGCTGCCCGAGTCGGCGGGTGCTCTGCATGTGCCGCCCGCCTTCGACGGAGGCCTCGCCCACGCGCTCGCCTCGAGCCGGGAGCTCGGTCTCGAGGGGGTTCTGGCGAAGCGGCGCGACAGTTCCTACGCGGCAGGGCGGCGCTCGTCGCTCTGGCTGAAGATCAAGCACCACCTGGCGCAGGAGGTGGTGATCGTGGGCTGGCGGCCGGGCAAGGGTCGCCGCGCGGCCCAGGTGGGCTCGCTGCTCACGGCGGTTCCGGATGCGCGGGGGGAGCTCCGCTACGCCGGTCGCGTCGGCACGGGGTTCAGCGATCGCGAGCTCGACGACGTCGCCGCGAAGCTCGCGCGGCTGGAACGCGCGACCGCGCCGCTCGACGACGTGCCCGGGGTGGATGCGCGCGACGCGCACTGGGTGACGCCGAAACTCGTCGGCGAGGTCGAGTTCGCTGAGTGGACAGGCACCGGACGGCTCCGCCAGCCCTCTTGGCGCGGTTGGCGCACCGACAAGGCGCCCGGCGACGTCGTGCGCGAGGGGTGA